In Nicotiana tabacum cultivar K326 chromosome 17, ASM71507v2, whole genome shotgun sequence, one DNA window encodes the following:
- the LOC107802112 gene encoding CASP-like protein 1B2, which yields MAQENGQQKPGVAAGSNNQQLVGENNNTSNYKPKDYYNWVMALLRLLAFGATISATLVMALNKQQKTFVVATIGTTPIQATLTAKFQHTPAFVFFVIANGLCSLHNLLMLAACFVGSKYDFKGLRFYTIGVLDMMNVALVSGGASAAAFMGQLGRDGNSHARWNKICDKFDTYCTHGQGAIIASFIGLLLMIITTAINIIKLKYVQSSGSCAIIP from the exons ATGGCTCAAGAAAATGGACAACAAAAACCAGGTGTGGCTGCAGGAAGCAACAACCAGCAATTAGTAGGGGAAAATAATAACACTAGTAATTATAAGCCTAAGGATTATTATAATTGGGTGATGGCATTGTTGAGGTTATTGGCATTTGGTGCAACAATTTCAGCAACATTGGTTATGGCACTTAACAAGCAACAGAAAACTTTTGTTGTTGCTACAATTGGTACCACTCCTATACAAGCCACCCTCACTGCTAAGTTCCAGCACACTCCTGCTTTTGT GTTCTTTGTGATAGCAAACGGACTATGCAGTCTCCATAACTTGCTCATGTTAGCAGCTTGTTTTGTTGGAAGCAAATATGATTTCAAGGGACTTCGTTTTTATACGATAGGAGTCCTTGACATG ATGAATGTGGCACTAGTATCTGGTGGAGCAAGTGCAGCAGCTTTTATGGGGCAGCTTGGCAGAGATGGGAATTCTCATGCAAGATGGAACAAAATCTGTGATAAATTTGATACATACTGCACCCATGGACAAGGAGCCATTATTGCTTCTTTCATTGGTTTACTCCTTATGATCATTACAACTGCCATTAATATAATTAAGCTTAAATACGTCCAAAGTTCTGGCAGTTGTGCCATTATTCCTTGA